CATATACAGGCCTAGAGCTTCTGGGTTTGAGTCTGCTGCTCCTGAATAATTTGCAAAAGGTGAAAGCCGTATCCCAACCTTTTCAGGCCCAATTTCATCAACTACGGCTTCAACAATTTCTAGGGCAAAGCGGCAACGGTTCTCTAAGCTGCCACCATATTTGTCCGTGCGATCATTGACCTGGTCCTTTAGAAACTGGTCAATCAAGTAACCATGAGCTCCATGGATTTCAACACCATCGAATCCTACACACCACATATGGTCTAAGATTAGATTGCCCTTTTCTTTGGAGTCAGAACTAGGATTGCAGTAAACTGCTACTATGTGGTTGTTGAACATTTAACACATAATCCATAAGAACCTTAGGATTCTAATTTAGTATTTTTCTACTGATCCCAATTTGAAAAGTCTGAAAAAGTAAGTAGACATTTCTTCATTCTGCTAGTCTTATTAATTTGGTTAGAGGAAGGTGCTTACCAGCTTCAATTGCATTTCTGGCAGCTATCCTGAAATCATTGATGATCAAAGGGATTTCACCAGTCTCTAATCGTCTAGGAGGTGTGAACTTAGCCACATGTACACTATTGACCGGCTTATCAGTGCTCGATACTGGAGCCTGCCCATTAGGCTGAAAAGCTGTACCAGAGCACAGTCAACATTTGTTGGTATACTGTAATATTTTCTCTAAAAAACAACAGTACAGGGTACATCATGAGTGTGCCAATATCTTCGTTACCACAAAGATAATTTGTTCTGAATTTAGAACAAATTTATATTAGAGAGGTTGTAAACATACTGGAGTTGGAGACTCTCCCTACGTGCCAAATCTGACAGAAAAATATTCCTCCTTTCGCGTGGACCCCATCTACAATTGGCTTCCATGCTTGCACTTGCTCCTTTGTCCAAATCCCAGGAGTATCCTTGTACCTTGTATTCATACAGAAAAAAAATCTTTAGAACGCTGAACTGTTAGAAAGGAATTAGCTGACTATATATATCAAGAACGCACAGCCTGAGGATCTAGGTGACGCACCCTTGAGCAGTGTCAGACACTCCAGTTGCCTCAGCGATCAAAAGGCCTCCTTTAGTTGTTCTCTGCTGATAATACAGTATGGCATGAGGCTGAGGAACATTACCGTAGGACCGCTGCCTAGTTAGTGGCGCAAGAACCACCCTACACATGAAAGCAAAGTTACTGTCCGAAGCAATACCACAGTAACAGCAATGTTTTCTACTGTATCACACTTGCTTTTGGTCGCCTCGATCAGAATTTCGGAATGAAACTTCTGTTCCACATACATGTCATAAGCTCATCTTTGAGGCATCCCCAACCAAACCTTTCAGAAATTTGGGGAACTTACAGGTTACAATTACCATCAGTTTTGTTTTGGGTTTCATCCAGAATTGTGAAAGAAAAATTTGGGGGAAAGAACTCCCTTCGGAATCGCGAAAGGgcaaaggagaaaagaaaaggaaaaggaaggaGAGGGGAATCGAGGAACCTAGTCTTCCTACGAACAGCAGACGGCATCTGCGTGAAAGCAGATAAAGCCGCACCTCCAGAAAAGCAAAGATCGCTAAACGATGTTCTGCCGGCCACAACTGTCTTCCTTCTTTGGCAAACGCAGGCTTACCTCGTCTTGGCCTTATGGTACCCCGTAGTGCTCAATTCGCATGAACTGAGGATGCCCAAGGAATAACATCTTGGAGGTGCGTGCTAATCAAAGCGCCACTTGCTAATGGGGGGTTAGGAAATTGGGggtaaaagagagagagagagagagagagagagagagagagagagagaggttacCTGTGGGAAAGATCAAACCTGCCCATCTTGTGGGGGCTCAGGAGGGGGACAGCGTCAGCACCGTCGTTGCTCATCTTCTCTCCCCCGTCTCCGTCTCTTCCTCTTCCCCAATTCGCGTCGCGTCCCTGTCTCTTTATGCTGCCAAGATGGGGCCTCACGGGTGATGATTGATCGGCTCGTT
The sequence above is drawn from the Panicum hallii strain FIL2 chromosome 7, PHallii_v3.1, whole genome shotgun sequence genome and encodes:
- the LOC112899256 gene encoding putative 12-oxophytodienoate reductase 11 → MTASSVTSPATTRAVPDPDVLALGPFLSPAIFGKRADQSSPVRPHLGSIKRQGRDANWGRGRDGDGGEKMSNDGADAVPLLSPHKMGRFDLSHRVVLAPLTRQRSYGNVPQPHAILYYQQRTTKGGLLIAEATGVSDTAQGYKDTPGIWTKEQVQAWKPIVDGVHAKGGIFFCQIWHVGRVSNSTFQPNGQAPVSSTDKPVNSVHVAKFTPPRRLETGEIPLIINDFRIAARNAIEAGFDGVEIHGAHGYLIDQFLKDQVNDRTDKYGGSLENRCRFALEIVEAVVDEIGPEKVGIRLSPFANYSGAADSNPEALGLYMAHELNKLGILYCHVVEPRKVKLGENFENPYNLGPMRDAFKGTIIVAGNYNRKDGNNAISSGYADLIAYGRLFLSNPDLPRRFEIDASLNKYNSETFYIPDPVIGYTDYPFLSSDI